GTTACCGATGCTTTACTGAAagacattaaaatgttaaaccTAAACTGTTGCGGTGTAGTGAGAAAATCGCAGTATCCTGaatttatcaaattgataaGTGACCATGATATTATATGTTTGACTGAAACAAAAactgataattttgataatattaacaTACCAgaatatacttttaaatttaaaaatcgaAAGTCACACTCCAGAGTAAAATCAGGTGGCATAGCTTTTgggtataaaaatgaaatgtctaaatatattcatatcatTGAGACTAAGAGTAGCCTAGTGCTATGGGCTAAGATATCTGCAAATTTCCTACAGACTGATGAAGACTTGGTGATTGGGAACGTGTACATCCCTCCTGAAAATTCGCTGTACAAAATAACCGATTCATTAAACGAACTAGAGCAAGAGTTGTTGAAACTTTCTGTTAACTATAAATACATTATGCTTGTCGGAGATTTTAATAGCAGAACTGCTTCtgatattgatttttcaaatattgtaaatagCAAACATGATATAGTTAGTGATTCAGATTTATGCTATGATTACTCAAATGCTTTACAAGAGTTAAATATGTTAAGTTTTAGAAAAAGTAAAGATATATCGAAAAACACTTATGGGAACGCTTTActtgatatttgtaaaaataacaatttgttcattttgaaTGGTAGAGTGAATGGTGATAAAGAGGGAATATTTACATGTAGAAGTTCTAGTGttgttgactattttatttgctcatttgaattattaaatCATGTTGTAAATATGCATGTAGATACGTTTTCGTCTCTTTACTCAGATGTACATTGTCCATTGAcacttttgttaaaatttaaaattgagcaAAATGCTGTAACTGAAGCTGAAAACAATGATGTAACAAGTGGTAgtgaaaatataaagttaaaaaagtgggataatgaaaaaaaaaaacaagatttcaTTGAGAACATTGATGGAAATAAGATTACAGAATTAGAAAATGAATTAATGTTTTTGCATTCAAGTGTTATGTCgcaaaattctgtaaataaattgtccgaacatataaatgatatacttTTGGAATCAGCAGAAAAGGTACTAGGTACCATTACTTATAACACGAAGGTTAAAAAGAGCACAAAGGAAAGCAAACCATGGTTTGACAAAAAATGCTGGGAGCAAAGAAAGTGCTCACGAATTGCAAAACGAcgatataaaaacaacaaaacatcaGATAATCATGTTCAAATGAAAGATGCAGAGAGAAAGTATAAAAAGCAGATGGATTGTTCTATACAAGAGTATAGaaagatttttagaaaaaagatgCAAAATCTAAAAAACAGTAACTCTAAGGAGTTCtggaaaattttaaatgaaaaaagagaaaaacgtAGTCCAAATATTTCCATCGATGTTCTCTTTGATTTCTTTAAAGACTTGAATTCGTCAGATTCAGTCGACGATGTCCCTGTTTCGCAGGTACCAAACCAGTTCAATGAAACTCTTAATAGTATCataacagaaaaagaaatatttaattgtattaaagatttaaaaaacgGAAAGGCTTGTGGAGATGACAAAATTATTAACGAATATATTAAAAGCACATGTCATATTTTTATGCCTATAtatgttcaattttttaatattgttttcgaTTCTGGTAAAATTCCAGAAGCATGGTTAGTTGGTAACATTattcctttttataaaaataaaggtgATACAAAAAAACCAGAAAATTATAGACCTATCACAATTCTAAGCTGCATGGGAAAGCTATTTACTTCAGTTTTGAATTCAAGACTATCCACTTTTTTGGAAAATTACTTAttgttaaatgaaaatcaatCAGGATTTAGAAAAGGCTATTCAACCATAGATAGTATTTTTGTCCTACATATTCTTTTTGAACTATTGAAGATGCGaaagaaaaaacttttttgtgcttttataGACTTTGCTAAAGCCTTTGACACAGTTTGGCGATCTGGTTTATGGCAAAAACTTCTGGAGAATTTTATCAGTGGAAAAATGTATGATACCATTGTAAATATGTATAGTAACATTAAATCAAGAATTTTTGATGGTAGTGTATTTTCAGAGTATTTTCCGTGTAATGTCGGTGTACGTCAAGGCGAAAGCCTCTCACCTTTAttattttcactgtatattaaTGATcttgaacattttttaaaagaacaagaTGTAGAAGGGTTAAAAACAGTATCCGATGATATTGAAAATGAGCTAGACtactatttaaaattgtttctgATTCTGTATGCAGATGACACTGCTCTTTTGGCAGAgtcaaaaaatgacttacaaaAGCAGCTTGACTCTTTGTATAACTATTGTGAACTTTGGAAATTGAAggttaatgtaaataaaagtaaaattgtagTTTTTTCAAAAGGTAGACCATTATcaaatatagaatttaaatataataatactgTTTTAGAAATTGTAAATGAGTTTACGTACCTTGGTGTTATTTTTTCTAGAACAGGAAGTTTTTCTAAGGCAAAAAAGGCACAAGCAGAAAAAGCCACACACGCTATGTACGATGTTATCCGCAAAGGTCGAAAACATAATTTATCTATAGAATGCCAACTCGATCTTTTCGATAAAATTGTTAAGCCTATTTTATTGTATGGAAGTGAAGTTTGGGGAGTCGGCAACATTTCTGTTATTGAAAGGGTCCACCTTAAATTctgtaaaattttgttaaatgtaaagAAGTCAACGCCAGATTTCATGATTTATGGAGAACTGGGAAGATATCCTTTGGAAATTGATATCAAGTTGCGGATTTTAAATTACTGGTCGAAACTTATGTGTGGAAAGCAAGAAAAACTTcctgttattttgtataaatatgcaTATAAAAAGTATGGGATGAGTATTCCATGgcttaataatataaaatctatTCTAGATAGTTGTGGACTGTCATATGTTTGGAATTCACAGTACTTTGTTAGTAATACATGGTTATATAATAAGGTTAAAGTTTGTGTTGTAGaccaattcaaacaaaattggCACTCTATCTTATTAGAATCGCCAAAAGCTATTAATTATCGTCTATTCAAAGATAATGCTGAAAGAGAAAACTATTTTAAGATACtagatgataaaaatattattactttTTGTAGATTCAGGATACTCAGTCATAAACTTCCTATTGAAACTGGAAGGTGGAAAAATATACCTAGAGAAAATCGAAATTGTAAACTTTGTAATTCAGGAGATATTGGGGATGAATTCcactatatttttaattgttcgaaatttaatcatgatagagaaaaaaatttgaaaccATATTATCTAAATAGACCAAACGTATTGAAATTTCATGATTTGATGAATACTAGAAACATCAGTATGTTGAATCATTTGTGCAAATTTATCAAACTGATTAATAAACAGCTGGACTCTTAGGGGAAAcattgttaaatgtattttttttatataatattgtatacatgcataatgtggttttttttatattacatgtagcTGGAAATATTTTTCCAGTTGTAgatcatacatttgtattaattctgactttatgttatattataaatgtttataatatctCTGTACCATGGATtttggtttatgagaataaagatatatagcCCGATCAGTtaaaataacattggtaatacatTATCCGTAAGAACTCCGGTGATCAAGGTactgtttttacaaaatgtcgGGAATGATTACTGGTAAAAGGGCGTCAAATGTAATGTTAGGGGTGAGTATCTGATATGAGCAGGTGGTCATcgataattttttaataaattaaacaactactatataaaaaagatgtggttcgattgccaataagatatttcttcaAAAGATACTACGTCACACAGAAaccaacaactataggtcaccacgcggccttcaacaataagcaaagcccacaCAGCTGATAGTCCCGAAATGGCAAATGTAaaacggtaaaaaaaaataacggcatgatttatgtacaaaatataaacgacaaacaaatatgtaatgataaaacaaaagtaaactTCATCAATGTTCTGagattaaaatgattaaatagTATATTCATATGTTGTGTACAAATCATAATCatgcatgtacattttgtaatgtttacatttttttgtacaatatcaGAGTTTTCATAAACTCTTGGCATACTAGAAGAAACAAGCCAATTTGCATTAGTTTGACGTCTTATCATTACCATTCTAAAAAGACTACATTCTACAGTCTTGTCCTTGTACAAAGTTTTTATAATGACACTATACGATGATTTGGGTGCCTACTGGTACAATACATTTCGTATATTGAATTTCCCCAGTTAGTCGTCATTTGCAGCTTTATTCTTCAAATGGGACAGTGCGTTTTAAAGGTATATTAGGAAATAGAATGGCGATGAAAGAAGGCGGAACCGGGATATCAGAATactgataacttgtacaaaaagtCTGTAATAATCGTAAGTTGCACTTGAACATAATATATCAAGTAACTGATATTAGTATTTTGTTGGCAGTGGATTttgcttaaaaaaatcatatctcgGTGGTTTAGAATGAGTAAACATTAGGGCTTTTCTGTCTATTTCATCATCCATGTAAGTATCTTTCACCGAATATGGATCTTTTAAGTGAGGTTTTCGTTTCGGTTCTCTGTCAATCTTGTCTTTGTCGACATACGAGTTATTTTTAGTATCGTATTTCCTATACTGCATATCATCAAAGAAAGTGTCTGTTGGAACGATCgccattttgttataatatgGATATTCTTTTAAATCTGGAATCAAGCATAGCATTGAAAAAAATGCTAATCCCGTTGCTATCATGGACATTCCAGCCGACCAAGCTAGGAAATATGGAAAATCTATCTGCAGGATCCATAATACAATTCCAGCAATCGGAAATAGAACTGTAATAcaacaaacaattattaatCTTTATAAAGACGATAATTTCTTAGAGATATAGTACCGATTAAAACATTATTGAAAGATTTGACTACGATGTCAGAATCCTATCCTTATAATAAGTTTGTTCAAATTACCAAAGAGTGGATATGGATCGTGTCTTATTTCACTGATCTGCAATCAGATTTTCAAAGGACCATTTcattaaataagtaaatatacTTCTGTTTGAAAATTTATCCAAAACATCAAAACAGTTTTTgacaacacaaaaataattaatctaTTATTTGTATACGccatattacatatgtggcgattccaaatgaaaaaaaataacccgGAACCACTAAATTTTCAATGAGACCGCTATATGATGTTGTCTTTGTGATCTTCGTGACCACAAGATCAAGCCAGATTTCGAAACCCGGCTTGTTTACTATAATAATCAGAATATTATGTTCTTTATATCAACAGGGTCACACGAGCCGTGCAGATTAAATCATATATACCGACTTGCTTGGTCAATAACTATAACATGATCATGTATTTACCTGATGTGACTAGTATAATTATCAAAGATATGGCTGTTGCCCTTGTCCTGCTTCTGTCTGCTAGTACGTAGAAGGCATAAATCACAACAATGATGAAAAATAGGCCGATAGTTACaccttcaaatattttggtcagGGTGAAGAATACTGAAAATAAGTAAAAGGAACGAACTTATATTTGTACAAACAGAATATGTGTCATATATTCCTtgattttcgtttttttaaatgatcGTAATAACAGGAGGTCAAACTGAAATAGTACAATTTCTTAAGAAAtagacattttattttcttctattttatgttatgcagtgaaaaagaaaaattacgGTGACtctgatcttttttttttttatattttgaaagcaTTTTCCGATGAAATGTCTTctcgtattttattttacaattcaatCATTTAGGTTACcctcaattttcaaaatacacgatgtttcatttttt
Above is a window of Mytilus trossulus isolate FHL-02 chromosome 4, PNRI_Mtr1.1.1.hap1, whole genome shotgun sequence DNA encoding:
- the LOC134714081 gene encoding uncharacterized protein LOC134714081, encoding MACCGDASGWAKIGFICIFLAFGLQSAAFLTNYWMVYNTAKDLFDIRVGLLWFTNCTSACATSTTPSSYHSLFFTLTKIFEGVTIGLFFIIVVIYAFYVLADRSRTRATAISLIIILVTSVLFPIAGIVLWILQIDFPYFLAWSAGMSMIATGLAFFSMLCLIPDLKEYPYYNKMAIVPTDTFFDDMQYRKYDTKNNSYVDKDKIDREPKRKPHLKDPYSVKDTYMDDEIDRKALMFTHSKPPRYDFFKQNPLPTKY